The segment CCCTTTTCGATGCTGTCGAGTTCCATCTCCAGCTTCTGGATGTAGGGCGTCTGCTGCACGTCTTCCTTGGTGCGGATGTCGAGCTGACCGTCGCGGATAACCGCAATTTCGTAGTCGTTGACGTATACTACCTCGTTGGTGTACTCAATGATGGGAGTAGCATCGGAAGCCAGGAAAAACTCATCCTTGCCTACCCCGATAACCAGTGGGGAGCCTTTACGGGCCGCAATCAGCTGGTTGGGGTCGTCCTTGCTCAGTACCACAATGGCGTAGGCGCCTACCACTTCGTGCAAAGCCAGACGTACCGCTTCTTCGAGCGAGCAGCTGTTCTGCTTCTGGATTTCCTCAATCAGGTTGACGAAAACTTCCGTGTCGGTATCGGAGTGGAATACGTGTCCTTGCTTCTGCAAGTGGGTTTTCAGGGCCGCGTAGTTCTCGATAATGCCGTTGTGGATAATGGCAATCCGCTCGGAAGTCGAGTAGTGCGGGTGGGCATTCGAGTCGTTGGGCTCACCGTGGGTTGCCCAGCGCGTGTGGCCCATGCCAATGTGCGCGTGGGTATCCTTTTCGGCAATGAAGGCTTCCAGGTCATTTACCTTGCCTTTCTTCTTGTATACATTCAGCGCTCCGTTCAGCAGAGCCACGCCCGCTGAATCGTAGCCCCGGTATTCCAGCCGGCGCAGACCTTTCAGAATAATGGGACAGGCTTCACGGTGCCCGATGTAAGCGACAATTCCGCACATAGTGTGTCAGAGAAAGAGTTGTTGAGAGAAAAATCACTCCGGCCCGGCCCCTCAACAAAGGCCGTGCCGGAGTGATTCGTGTGAAAACAGCTACGCCTTAGCGCAACTTGGAAGAGTATACGCGCAGCTTGATGTTCTGGGCATCAAGTACGCTCCGGTTAAGTGACAGATCAAAGGAGCGGCGCAACACCGGGCTCAGCATCAGTGCCGCGGCCTGTTCCCCGAGCTGGTTGGCCAGGTAGGCCTGCAGGTAGGTGGTGATAACGACGCTGTAGTATTTCTTGCTGGCATCCACATCGTAGAGCGACACGGCGGCTTCTTTGCCCTGGCCTAGCTGGTTTTGCAGGTTGGCTTGTACAATTCGCTCAACGGGCGAAATGTTCACCGTCCGCTGCAACACCCGGTTGTTAGCGTTTATCTCGTAGAGAAAAGCTACCGTCGGGTTCGGGAACAACAGCGTGCCCGATGATTTGATAGGAATAATCAACTCGGCGCGGTTGATGGCCAGACCGGGCTGATTTGCTAGTTCCTTCAGACCGGGAATGGTGAGCCGGGTAGCCAGGCCTAAGCCTTGTTGCATATACGTCACGCTGTCGGCCACGCGCAACGACTTGGTGCCGTCCAGCAGTACGCTAAACGGAGCCTTAAAATCGGTGGTGAGCTGGGTGTAGTAACGGGGCGTATTAGCGTCGCCACTTACGTAGGACGAGCCCAACCGGACCCGGTAGCTACGCTGGCGCGCCAAGCCACTGATGGTACCGTGGTGGTAGACGTAGATGCAGTTAACCGAGGCACGGTTCAGGGCTACAATAGCCGCCGTCTGATTGCTCGAAGGCACCACGGCCAGTCCTTTCAAGAGGGCGTCGAGCTTACTCTGCCCGAAAGAGGCGTCTTTGAGGGCCGAAAACAGGGCATTGGCAAAATCCGAGCTGCGGACTCTATCCTTCTGAATAACGAGCCGGATAGTCGGGTCGGGGCTGGTAACTGAGATGGTGCTGTCGGCTGGCGTTTTGTCAGCATTCAGCTTCTTCTTGCTTTTCAGTACCCCGGGCTCAACGGCAACTTCCGCAGTGGTAGTCCGCTTCAGCGAGCTGATGAGCTTCTCCCCAATAGGCTCGCCCACGGCCACGTCCTGCACGCCCGAGTTGTAGGTCTTCTTGTCGTCGAGGCCGTCCCGGAGCTTGAGCAGATCAAAGCTTACGGTCTTGGTGGCGCTGCCGTATACTTGGTCGAATGACGAAACCAGCACCACGGAATCCAGTACCGGGTTGGTTAGGTCGCTGGGCAGCGTATCGGTGCTGGCCCGCAGGTTGAAGTAGGCTTTAGCGGTGGTCGTACCCAGGGTGGCATCCGTCAGGCGGCCCACCAGTACCCGGTCAGCATTCAGCGTTTCCACCGAATCCTGCAGGATGGTGGAGGCATTGACCCGGTAGTCGCGGTACTCAGTAGAAACGGGGGAAGTGCCCGGCAGCTCTACGCCCAGGTTATTGGGGTCTTCGCAGCCAGTGGCGGCGAGTAGCAGAGCGGAGGACAAAAAAGAAACCGAGGCTATTCGGAAGGCGCTACTAATTGGCCAATTCATTATAAAGCGTGTAATAAGAGGAAAGCAGGTTTTCGTCGGCGCTAACCTGACCAATCTGCCGTTTCTGCGAATATTCAGAAAACATGGCATTCAGGTTGTCGCTGAAGTCCTCGTCAGATTTCACGACCGAGTCCGCATATTCCATGCCCACCTTGATGAAGCCGCCGAAGTCGGCCGACTTCAGGGCCGCCAGCATCTCGTCATCAATGTCCAGCATTTTAGCCTTCTCGATGATGTCGCCCTCAAATTTGTGGCTGAACTCGTTGTTGTAGATGGTGAATACCGACTTGGCGTCCTTGAAGATCGGGTCCTTCTTGTAAGTCGTCTTCAGGTACATCGGAATCAGGCCGGTCATCCAGTCGTTGCAGTGCACGATGTCGGGCGCCCAACCCAGCTTTTTCACGGTTTCGAGTACGCCCTTGCAGAAAAAGATGGCGCGCTCGTCGTTGTCGGCGTGGAACTTATCGTTTTTGTCGACCAGCACCGACTTGCGGTGGAAGTAATCTTCATTGTCGATGAAGTATACTTGCAGCTTCGCATTGGGAATGGAGGCCACTTTGATAATGAGCGGCTTTTCTTCCTCGCCCACGGCGATGTTGATACCCGACAGGCGCACTACTTCGTGCAAACGGTTCTTACGCTCGTTGATAATACCGAAACGGGGCACGAAAATGCGGATTTCCATCCCCATCTCCTGCATTCCCTGCGGTAGCATGCGCAGAAACTCCGCTACCTTGGTCGTCTGCAAAAACGGGTTGATTTCCGTGGCAGCGTAGAGTATTCTCAACTTGGACATATAGAGTCAGTTGGTGTGATTGGGATAGGGCAACACTTTGGGATGCACAAAATTAAGCATTTTTGAGCGAATTATCAATTAAACCAGCCCGCGCACCCCGCGAACGGGCCTTTTCACCCTATGGAGATACTCCAATCGGCTGCCGCGTTGCAAGCCCAGACCGAAATCTGGCGGCAGAACAAACTGCGAATCGGGTTGGTGCCCACCATGGGCGCTTTGCACGAAGGTCATCTGCAGCTGGTGCGGGCCGCCGCCCAGGACAATGACGTGGTGGTGGTCAGCGTGTTCGTCAACCCGACCCAGTTCAACAACGCCGAAGACTTCCGCCTCTACCCGCGCGTACCCGACGCCGATGCTGCCCTGCTGGGCCCGGCCGGCTGCACGGCGCTGTTTATGCCCTCGGTGGAGCAGATGTACCCGCAGCCCACGGTCTTGCGCTTCGACTTCGGGCCCCTGGAGCGGGTGATGGAAGGGGAGCACCGTCCCGGCCACTTTCACGGTGTGGCGACGGTGGTTAGCAAGCTGTTTCATTTGAGCCGGCCCCACCGGGCCTATTTCGGCCAGAAGGACCTACAGCAGGTGGCCGTCATCCGTCAGCTCGTGGCCGATTTGTCCTTCGACCTGGAGCTGGTAGCGTATCCTACCATCCGGGAAGCCGACGGACTGGCCATGTCCTCACGCAACCGCCGCCTGAGCCCCGAGGCCCGGGCCGTGGCGCCCCGGCTTTACCAGGCCCTGGCCCTGGGCGCTTCCCTGGTAGAAAAGCAGCAAGAGTCGCCCGAGGCGGTGCAGCAGGCCGTGGAGCAGTTTCTGGCCGCCGAGCCGGGCATTACGCTAGAGTATTTTGCCCTGGCCGACGGCCGCACGCTACAGCCCGTTACGGGCCAGTGGAGTCCGGGTAGCCTGGTGGCGCTGTGCCTGGCGGCCCACGTGGGCGGAGTACGCCTCATCGACAACGTGCTGGTGACCCT is part of the Hymenobacter chitinivorans DSM 11115 genome and harbors:
- a CDS encoding DUF4270 family protein, producing the protein MSSALLLAATGCEDPNNLGVELPGTSPVSTEYRDYRVNASTILQDSVETLNADRVLVGRLTDATLGTTTAKAYFNLRASTDTLPSDLTNPVLDSVVLVSSFDQVYGSATKTVSFDLLKLRDGLDDKKTYNSGVQDVAVGEPIGEKLISSLKRTTTAEVAVEPGVLKSKKKLNADKTPADSTISVTSPDPTIRLVIQKDRVRSSDFANALFSALKDASFGQSKLDALLKGLAVVPSSNQTAAIVALNRASVNCIYVYHHGTISGLARQRSYRVRLGSSYVSGDANTPRYYTQLTTDFKAPFSVLLDGTKSLRVADSVTYMQQGLGLATRLTIPGLKELANQPGLAINRAELIIPIKSSGTLLFPNPTVAFLYEINANNRVLQRTVNISPVERIVQANLQNQLGQGKEAAVSLYDVDASKKYYSVVITTYLQAYLANQLGEQAAALMLSPVLRRSFDLSLNRSVLDAQNIKLRVYSSKLR
- a CDS encoding glycogen/starch synthase — translated: MSKLRILYAATEINPFLQTTKVAEFLRMLPQGMQEMGMEIRIFVPRFGIINERKNRLHEVVRLSGINIAVGEEEKPLIIKVASIPNAKLQVYFIDNEDYFHRKSVLVDKNDKFHADNDERAIFFCKGVLETVKKLGWAPDIVHCNDWMTGLIPMYLKTTYKKDPIFKDAKSVFTIYNNEFSHKFEGDIIEKAKMLDIDDEMLAALKSADFGGFIKVGMEYADSVVKSDEDFSDNLNAMFSEYSQKRQIGQVSADENLLSSYYTLYNELAN
- the panC gene encoding pantoate--beta-alanine ligase; this translates as MEILQSAAALQAQTEIWRQNKLRIGLVPTMGALHEGHLQLVRAAAQDNDVVVVSVFVNPTQFNNAEDFRLYPRVPDADAALLGPAGCTALFMPSVEQMYPQPTVLRFDFGPLERVMEGEHRPGHFHGVATVVSKLFHLSRPHRAYFGQKDLQQVAVIRQLVADLSFDLELVAYPTIREADGLAMSSRNRRLSPEARAVAPRLYQALALGASLVEKQQESPEAVQQAVEQFLAAEPGITLEYFALADGRTLQPVTGQWSPGSLVALCLAAHVGGVRLIDNVLVTLP